A single window of Ignavibacteriales bacterium DNA harbors:
- the aroF gene encoding 3-deoxy-7-phosphoheptulonate synthase, whose translation MVIILERNATELQIENIVKHLEGFGFQIHRSNGAERTIIGAIGVKPNFDTRNISILDGVDEVYRVTTPYKLAGRSFQEHDTIIKIKDVELGGNKIAMIAGPCSVESEDQIFRLAKVVAKSGAKFLRGGAFKPRTSPYSFQGMGEEGLKLMRAAADENKLLVVTEVMQMDQIELIDKYTDVFQLGARNMQNFSLLKELGKVTKPVMVKRGIAATIEEWLMSAEYILNGGNKNVFFCERGIRTFENYTRNTFDLSAIPVVHKKSHLPIIADPSHATGLRDQVPPMARAAVAAGADGIMIEIHDDPENALSDGPQALLPETYLKLMEELRLIAIAIGRTL comes from the coding sequence TTGGTAATCATACTCGAAAGAAATGCAACAGAACTTCAGATAGAAAACATAGTTAAACATCTTGAAGGTTTCGGATTTCAGATTCACAGATCGAATGGTGCTGAACGAACTATCATTGGCGCAATCGGGGTAAAACCAAATTTCGACACGCGTAACATTAGCATACTTGACGGCGTTGACGAAGTTTACCGTGTTACTACTCCATATAAATTAGCCGGCAGAAGTTTTCAAGAACACGATACGATTATAAAAATCAAAGATGTTGAACTTGGCGGTAATAAGATTGCGATGATAGCCGGTCCATGTTCGGTTGAAAGTGAAGATCAAATTTTCAGATTAGCTAAAGTCGTTGCTAAATCCGGTGCAAAATTTTTACGCGGCGGCGCATTTAAACCTCGCACATCTCCCTATTCATTTCAAGGAATGGGAGAAGAAGGACTAAAATTGATGCGAGCAGCAGCAGATGAAAACAAATTGTTAGTTGTAACTGAAGTAATGCAGATGGATCAAATCGAATTAATTGATAAATATACGGATGTATTCCAGCTCGGCGCGCGTAATATGCAGAACTTTTCTCTTCTCAAAGAATTAGGAAAAGTTACCAAACCCGTAATGGTGAAGCGCGGCATAGCGGCTACAATTGAAGAATGGCTCATGTCCGCGGAATATATTCTTAACGGCGGTAATAAGAACGTTTTCTTTTGTGAACGAGGCATAAGAACATTTGAGAATTACACACGCAATACATTTGATCTTTCAGCAATTCCGGTTGTTCACAAAAAAAGCCACTTACCGATTATCGCCGACCCGTCGCATGCAACAGGGTTGCGCGATCAGGTTCCGCCGATGGCTCGTGCTGCAGTTGCAGCAGGAGCTGATGGAATAATGATCGAGATTCATGATGATCCGGAAAATGCTCTCTCTGATGGACCGCAAGCTTTGTTGCCGGAGACTTATCTTAAACTAATGGAAGAGCTTCGTTTAATTGCAATTGCAATCGGCAGGACTCTGTAA
- the mutS gene encoding DNA mismatch repair protein MutS, with translation MSITPLMAQYGRIKENYPDTILLFRMGDFFETFEEDAKIASKVLGITLTKRANGGAGDVPLAGFPHHAIDTYLPKLVRAGYRVAVCEQMENPKFAKGIVKRDVVEIVTPGVAISDKLLDHKKNNYLLSVYIENEIAGIAFCDISTGEFSTFEVISSEASQQLSSINPSEILIPKRLKQELEPLIHKAVPLARITKIDDWIFNYEYSSELLMNHFNTKTLKGFGIETLNAGICAAGAALNYLRETQKANLTHINKISRHNPSDYMILDYSTKRNLEIMFTMQEGEREGSLISILDKTATSMGGRMLKKWISAPLRKLEPILKRQESIAELLQNKTLRKNLQNELKEIGDLERLTSKICTGRVNPRELLHLKTSLKKIPLIKQLLDQTSVETLVAINQRLNSLDQIVEKIELAIADDPPLSVSDGGVIRDGYSPELDELRGLSTNAKDWITNLQKTERERTKISSLKVSYNKVFGYYIDISNANKDKVPENYIRKQTLVNSERFITPELKEYEDKILNAAENIGNLEYQLFDQVRIASASETEAIQENARLIAMLDCYQSFSECADDYKYVCPQLDESDQLEIIDGRHPVVERILPPGEKFTPNNCKLSSSDEQIILLTGPNMAGKSVYLRQVGLIVLMAQIGSFVPASSAKIGLIDRIYTRVGASDNISAGESTFLVEMQEAANILNNATSKSLILLDELGRGTSTFDGISIAWAITEYLHENPKLAAKTLFATHYHELNEMATLFPRIKNFKVEVREYGDKVIFLHKVSSGGADHSYGIQVGQMAGLPLFVTNRAKEILANLESKELTPYEMKKAKLAKLKGADDFQISLFEMKDEELRKHISDISINSLTPLEALNKLSELKKKIDDEKK, from the coding sequence ATGTCGATCACTCCTTTGATGGCACAATATGGAAGGATCAAAGAGAACTATCCGGATACAATTTTGCTTTTCCGAATGGGAGATTTCTTTGAAACATTTGAGGAAGATGCAAAAATCGCATCAAAAGTGCTCGGTATAACACTAACTAAACGAGCTAACGGCGGAGCCGGCGACGTTCCTCTTGCAGGATTCCCGCATCATGCGATTGATACATACTTGCCTAAACTAGTTAGGGCAGGCTATAGAGTTGCCGTCTGCGAGCAGATGGAAAATCCTAAATTTGCAAAAGGTATTGTAAAGCGTGATGTAGTTGAGATTGTAACTCCGGGTGTCGCGATATCCGATAAACTTCTTGATCACAAAAAAAATAATTACCTCCTATCAGTTTATATCGAAAATGAAATTGCGGGAATTGCATTCTGCGATATTTCAACGGGAGAGTTCTCAACATTCGAGGTTATAAGTTCCGAAGCATCACAGCAACTCAGCTCAATAAATCCTTCCGAAATCTTGATTCCCAAAAGACTTAAGCAGGAACTCGAACCTTTGATTCATAAAGCAGTTCCATTGGCTAGAATAACAAAGATTGACGACTGGATTTTCAATTACGAATATTCTTCCGAACTTTTGATGAATCATTTCAACACAAAGACATTAAAAGGATTTGGAATTGAAACATTAAACGCCGGAATATGTGCTGCCGGTGCTGCGTTGAACTACTTACGCGAAACACAGAAAGCAAATCTAACTCACATAAATAAAATTTCGCGTCATAATCCATCCGATTACATGATCCTTGATTATTCGACCAAGCGTAACCTTGAAATTATGTTTACGATGCAGGAAGGCGAGCGTGAAGGTTCGTTGATATCAATTCTTGATAAGACTGCAACTTCTATGGGCGGACGGATGCTGAAGAAATGGATCTCTGCACCGCTGAGAAAATTGGAACCGATATTAAAGAGGCAAGAATCTATTGCCGAACTTCTTCAAAATAAAACTCTTAGAAAAAATTTACAGAATGAATTAAAAGAGATCGGCGATCTTGAGCGGCTGACATCAAAAATTTGTACGGGAAGAGTTAATCCGCGCGAACTTCTTCATTTAAAAACATCGCTTAAAAAAATTCCTCTTATCAAACAACTATTAGATCAGACTTCCGTGGAAACGCTTGTTGCAATTAATCAGCGTTTAAATTCTTTGGATCAGATTGTTGAAAAAATCGAATTAGCAATTGCAGATGATCCGCCGCTTTCTGTTTCCGATGGCGGAGTTATTAGGGACGGATACAGTCCGGAACTTGACGAACTGCGCGGACTATCTACAAATGCGAAAGATTGGATTACAAATCTGCAGAAAACCGAACGTGAAAGGACAAAAATTTCTTCTCTGAAAGTAAGTTACAATAAGGTTTTTGGATATTACATCGATATCAGCAACGCTAACAAAGATAAAGTGCCGGAAAATTATATTCGTAAACAGACCCTGGTAAATAGCGAAAGATTTATCACTCCCGAATTAAAAGAGTATGAAGATAAAATTCTAAATGCGGCAGAGAATATTGGTAATCTTGAATACCAGCTTTTCGATCAAGTTAGAATTGCCTCCGCTTCCGAGACAGAAGCAATCCAGGAGAACGCGCGCTTGATTGCCATGCTCGATTGTTACCAATCATTTTCGGAATGCGCAGACGATTATAAATATGTTTGTCCACAGCTTGATGAATCTGATCAGCTCGAAATTATTGACGGAAGGCATCCAGTTGTTGAAAGAATTCTTCCACCGGGAGAAAAATTTACTCCGAACAACTGCAAACTATCTTCATCCGATGAGCAGATAATATTACTTACCGGACCGAACATGGCGGGTAAATCTGTTTACTTACGCCAAGTTGGATTAATTGTCTTGATGGCACAGATCGGTTCGTTCGTTCCGGCTTCATCTGCAAAGATCGGTTTGATTGATAGAATTTATACACGAGTCGGTGCAAGCGATAATATTTCTGCGGGAGAATCAACTTTTCTTGTTGAGATGCAGGAAGCCGCAAATATTTTGAACAACGCAACCAGCAAGAGTTTAATACTGCTGGATGAACTCGGGCGCGGCACAAGCACGTTTGACGGAATCTCAATTGCTTGGGCAATTACGGAATACTTACATGAAAATCCGAAACTTGCAGCAAAGACTTTATTCGCTACTCACTATCACGAGCTGAATGAGATGGCAACGTTATTCCCCCGCATAAAAAATTTCAAAGTTGAGGTACGTGAGTACGGTGATAAAGTAATTTTCTTACACAAAGTTTCTTCGGGCGGAGCCGATCATAGTTACGGAATTCAAGTTGGACAAATGGCCGGCTTGCCGCTATTCGTAACTAACCGCGCGAAAGAAATTCTTGCTAATTTGGAAAGTAAAGAACTTACTCCTTATGAAATGAAGAAAGCAAAACTTGCAAAGCTAAAAGGTGCTGATGATTTTCAGATCAGTTTATTCGAGATGAAAGATGAAGAATTACGCAAACATATTTCCGATATTTCGATCAACAGTTTAACTCCGCTTGAGGCGTTAAACAAACTTAGCGAACTAAAGAAAAAGATTGATGATGAAAAGAAATAA
- a CDS encoding epimerase — protein MTIKTIIFGASGMVGEGVLLQAISDPDVESILVIGRRSCGIKNEKLKEIIHNDFFNFSAIEKDLVGYNACFFCLGVSSVGMNEKDYTRLTFDLTMQAAATLSKVNAEMTFCYVSGEGTDSTERGRLMWARVKGKTENHLKKLPFKAVYLFRPGFMKAVEGQKNLKSLYKVVGNFYPLMKFILPNHGCKLEDLGTAMLKSVKLGYSKPILENKDIEELAGIKK, from the coding sequence ATGACGATCAAAACAATAATTTTTGGCGCAAGCGGAATGGTAGGGGAAGGTGTTCTTCTTCAGGCAATCTCAGATCCGGATGTTGAATCGATCTTAGTAATTGGGAGAAGATCATGCGGCATCAAAAATGAAAAGTTGAAAGAGATAATTCATAACGATTTTTTCAACTTTTCAGCAATTGAAAAAGATTTAGTAGGCTACAATGCATGTTTCTTTTGTCTCGGTGTTTCTTCGGTCGGTATGAATGAAAAAGATTATACACGGCTAACATTTGATCTTACAATGCAGGCAGCCGCAACTTTATCTAAAGTAAATGCTGAAATGACTTTCTGTTATGTATCCGGCGAAGGAACTGATAGTACAGAAAGAGGACGTTTAATGTGGGCAAGAGTGAAAGGGAAAACAGAGAACCACTTAAAGAAATTACCGTTTAAAGCTGTTTATCTATTCAGACCCGGATTTATGAAGGCAGTTGAAGGACAGAAAAATTTAAAATCATTATACAAAGTAGTTGGAAATTTCTACCCCTTGATGAAATTTATTCTTCCAAACCACGGCTGCAAGCTGGAAGACCTTGGAACTGCGATGCTCAAATCAGTTAAACTTGGTTATTCCAAACCAATTCTTGAAAATAAAGATATTGAGGAACTTGCCGGAATTAAAAAGTGA
- a CDS encoding type II toxin-antitoxin system mRNA interferase toxin, RelE/StbE family, producing the protein MNKLVLSPHFKKAYKKIVGKIPLLQEQIDSSIRLLEIDIYDVRLKTHKLSGELLGCYACSCGYDCRIIFTLEDDNNVQTILLITLGTHDEVY; encoded by the coding sequence TTGAATAAGTTAGTTTTATCACCTCATTTTAAGAAAGCATACAAAAAGATTGTTGGAAAAATTCCTCTTTTACAAGAGCAAATTGATTCTTCTATACGGCTTTTAGAAATAGATATATATGATGTTAGGCTAAAAACACATAAACTTTCTGGTGAGCTATTAGGATGTTATGCTTGTTCTTGCGGATATGATTGTAGAATTATTTTTACTCTTGAAGATGATAATAATGTTCAGACAATTCTATTAATAACTCTCGGAACTCATGATGAAGTATATTAA
- a CDS encoding FAD-binding protein, which translates to MKKEIELVIPPGFINDYSYQKNLAAQKLKLNIEEITAVQIIRRSVDARSKNPIYRTKAIVYINEEPTELFSPINFSHIKNGKQVLIVGMGPAGMFAALRLIELGIKPIIFERGKDVQTRRRDLREIQQFGKVNPDSNYCFGEGGAGTYSDGKLYTRSTKRGDVNRILNILVQHGSPIEILIDAHPHIGSNILPQVVSAIRKTILDCGGEIHFESRVTDLIKEERKIKGVIVNGEDEFIGDSLIVATGHSARDIYYLLDRHNIKIEAKPFAVGVRIEHPQKLIDEIQYHTTERNQNLPASNYNLTCQVDNRGVYSFCMCPGGIIIPASTGPNELVLNGMSVSRRDSPFANSGLVVSVDERDWTDYKTYNVFAGLEFQKEIERIAFDAGGKTQRAPAQRITDFVNRELSQTLPDSSYIPGTISSPIHEILPKKISDGLRKSLIIFDKKMKGYFTEEAQILAAETRTSSPIRIPRDNETLMHVEVKGLFPCGEGAGYAGGIVSAAIDGERSAEAVCRFLDFC; encoded by the coding sequence ATGAAAAAAGAAATTGAATTAGTAATTCCACCCGGTTTTATAAACGATTATTCTTATCAAAAAAATCTCGCAGCTCAAAAGCTCAAACTTAATATCGAAGAGATTACCGCTGTTCAAATTATACGCCGCTCTGTTGATGCACGCAGCAAGAATCCTATTTATAGAACAAAAGCAATTGTTTATATAAACGAAGAACCAACTGAACTATTTTCTCCAATTAATTTTTCACATATCAAAAACGGTAAGCAAGTTTTAATTGTTGGAATGGGTCCCGCTGGAATGTTTGCTGCTTTACGTTTGATCGAGTTGGGAATTAAACCTATCATATTTGAACGTGGGAAAGATGTACAGACACGCAGAAGAGATCTGAGAGAAATTCAGCAATTTGGTAAAGTGAACCCGGATTCAAATTATTGTTTTGGTGAAGGAGGTGCCGGTACTTATAGCGATGGAAAACTTTATACACGTTCTACCAAACGCGGGGATGTAAACCGGATTTTAAATATATTGGTTCAGCACGGTTCACCAATAGAAATCTTGATTGATGCACATCCTCATATCGGATCAAACATACTACCGCAGGTTGTTAGTGCAATAAGGAAAACAATTCTAGATTGCGGCGGTGAAATTCATTTTGAATCTCGAGTAACAGATTTGATTAAAGAAGAGAGAAAAATTAAAGGTGTTATTGTTAATGGTGAGGATGAATTCATCGGTGATTCCTTGATAGTAGCAACCGGGCATTCCGCGCGTGATATTTATTATCTGTTGGATCGTCACAATATAAAAATTGAAGCAAAACCATTTGCAGTTGGAGTTCGTATTGAACATCCACAAAAATTGATTGATGAAATTCAGTATCATACAACTGAGCGGAATCAAAACTTACCGGCGTCAAATTACAATTTAACATGTCAAGTAGATAACCGAGGCGTTTATTCTTTTTGTATGTGTCCGGGAGGAATAATAATTCCGGCTTCAACAGGACCGAATGAGCTTGTCCTAAACGGAATGAGTGTTTCAAGACGCGATTCTCCATTTGCAAATTCCGGATTAGTAGTTTCTGTTGATGAAAGAGATTGGACTGATTATAAAACGTATAATGTATTTGCCGGATTGGAATTTCAAAAAGAGATTGAACGAATTGCATTCGATGCCGGTGGTAAAACTCAACGAGCACCGGCACAAAGAATTACTGATTTCGTAAATCGAGAATTGTCTCAGACACTTCCGGATTCATCATATATTCCCGGGACAATCAGCTCGCCGATTCATGAAATTCTACCGAAGAAAATTTCAGATGGATTAAGGAAAAGTTTAATCATCTTTGATAAAAAAATGAAAGGATATTTCACCGAAGAAGCGCAGATACTTGCTGCTGAGACACGTACAAGCTCGCCAATAAGAATTCCGCGCGATAATGAAACACTTATGCATGTCGAAGTTAAAGGATTATTCCCTTGCGGTGAGGGAGCCGGTTACGCCGGCGGAATTGTTTCTGCCGCAATTGATGGAGAGAGAAGTGCCGAGGCGGTTTGTAGGTTTTTAGATTTTTGTTAA
- a CDS encoding prephenate dehydrogenase/arogenate dehydrogenase family protein yields MKVGKIAIIGLGLIGGSIAKSIRSFSSDHKISAFDNPDILETAFQQKVIDQKLSSFEDALDADLIFICLPVDLSITVFEKLAGRIRSGQILTDVCGVKSVFQEIWDSKERNGFYIGGHPMTGKENSGFENSNPLLFENCVYILNEAAADLPVIDSFTEIIHKLGAKITFLNPKVHDIIVASVSHLPQLVSVSLINSANFKESAINFFDFAAGGFRDMTRIASSEFRIWEPIIKQNKKNIIQAVDNFILDLEQIKKSVAKEDYKKLAEKFESARIKRDEIPKSNKGFINQIYDLFVFVKDEPGVISKISTALFENKINIKNIELLKIREGSGGTFRVAFESESDAEKAKDVVEKLGFSTKL; encoded by the coding sequence TTGAAAGTCGGGAAGATTGCTATAATAGGTTTGGGATTGATCGGCGGTTCAATTGCAAAATCAATTAGAAGTTTTTCTTCCGACCATAAGATCAGTGCTTTTGATAATCCGGATATTCTCGAGACAGCATTTCAGCAAAAAGTTATCGACCAAAAATTATCTTCATTTGAAGACGCTCTTGATGCGGATCTGATATTTATATGTCTCCCGGTTGATTTGTCAATTACTGTTTTCGAAAAACTAGCCGGCAGAATTAGATCCGGTCAGATTCTTACAGATGTTTGCGGAGTGAAATCCGTCTTCCAAGAAATTTGGGATTCCAAAGAGAGAAACGGATTTTACATCGGCGGACATCCGATGACGGGAAAAGAGAACAGCGGTTTTGAGAATTCCAATCCCCTTTTATTTGAAAACTGTGTTTACATCTTAAATGAAGCAGCGGCGGATTTGCCGGTAATTGATTCATTCACGGAAATAATTCATAAACTTGGCGCGAAGATTACTTTTCTCAACCCGAAGGTGCACGATATAATTGTTGCTTCGGTCAGTCATCTCCCCCAGTTGGTTTCGGTTTCGTTGATCAACTCTGCAAATTTCAAAGAGAGTGCAATAAACTTTTTCGATTTCGCCGCCGGCGGATTTAGAGATATGACTCGGATTGCTTCCAGCGAATTTAGAATCTGGGAACCGATCATTAAACAAAACAAGAAAAATATTATTCAGGCGGTTGATAATTTTATTTTGGATCTGGAACAGATTAAAAAATCTGTAGCAAAAGAAGATTACAAAAAGCTTGCGGAAAAATTTGAGAGTGCGAGAATTAAGCGTGATGAAATTCCAAAATCGAATAAAGGATTCATCAACCAGATCTATGATCTATTCGTATTTGTGAAGGATGAACCGGGAGTTATAAGTAAAATTTCCACAGCGCTTTTTGAAAATAAGATTAACATCAAGAACATAGAACTTCTGAAAATACGGGAAGGGTCCGGCGGTACATTCAGGGTTGCATTTGAAAGCGAAAGTGATGCTGAGAAAGCAAAAGATGTAGTTGAAAAGTTAGGTTTTTCAACTAAACTTTAA
- a CDS encoding DUF1684 domain-containing protein, which yields MKRNKKYQEQDYKKGQEKSFRFYDNGLALILTLLLVSCGKNYSPEQKIYIDQIEKFRTAKNDEMKNEPNSPFNRKGKIEFHDLKYFDVDPSFVFTSKLSANNPKDTVTIYGTKGEPRKAVRYGYIDISYENQPFRINVYQGSTSAGDTYYSIWFTDKTTNKETYGVGRYIDFEKVDDPNHVYTIDFNLAYNPYCAYNPNFSCAIPTKEDFIPIAINAGEKKFHD from the coding sequence ATGAAAAGAAATAAAAAATATCAAGAACAGGATTACAAGAAAGGGCAAGAAAAGTCATTTCGTTTTTATGATAATGGTCTTGCTCTTATTCTTACTCTCCTTTTGGTTTCATGCGGTAAAAATTATTCTCCAGAACAAAAAATATATATTGATCAAATAGAGAAATTCCGCACAGCAAAAAACGATGAAATGAAAAACGAACCTAATTCCCCTTTTAACAGGAAAGGAAAAATTGAATTTCATGATTTGAAATATTTTGACGTTGATCCTTCATTTGTTTTTACTAGCAAACTTTCTGCGAATAACCCGAAGGATACTGTTACCATCTATGGAACAAAGGGTGAGCCGCGCAAAGCTGTTCGTTACGGTTATATTGATATCAGTTACGAGAACCAACCGTTTAGAATAAATGTTTATCAAGGAAGTACAAGTGCTGGTGATACTTATTATTCAATTTGGTTTACAGATAAGACAACAAATAAAGAGACTTACGGCGTAGGTCGTTATATAGATTTTGAAAAAGTTGATGATCCAAATCATGTTTACACAATCGATTTCAACTTGGCGTATAATCCATACTGCGCATATAATCCAAATTTCTCTTGCGCAATTCCAACAAAAGAAGATTTCATCCCGATTGCAATTAATGCGGGCGAGAAAAAATTTCACGATTAA